A DNA window from Nitrospira sp. contains the following coding sequences:
- a CDS encoding PilZ domain-containing protein (MaGe:77309279): MPSDAPASQPSGKDRREYYRITVTLPIRIQLETDTTERALVAQSVNLSGGGFGVTISTLYRPDDLLTVTLLLPDHGLFTSSAEVLRLDPIPYHEGTYRLHARFVRMPSQDREVLIKHILQFQRDHLHTHYSA, encoded by the coding sequence ATGCCATCAGACGCGCCGGCTTCGCAGCCCTCGGGAAAAGATCGCCGCGAGTATTACCGGATCACCGTCACGCTGCCCATCCGGATTCAGCTCGAAACGGACACAACAGAGCGTGCGCTGGTTGCCCAATCTGTCAACCTCAGCGGCGGCGGATTCGGCGTGACGATCTCGACTCTCTATCGACCCGACGACCTTCTCACTGTCACGTTACTCCTTCCCGACCATGGCCTCTTCACATCCTCCGCCGAAGTATTACGGCTCGACCCCATCCCCTACCACGAAGGAACGTATCGCCTCCACGCTCGCTTCGTTCGGATGCCCTCGCAGGACCGGGAAGTGCTGATTAAACACATCCTGCAATTTCAACGAGACCACCTGCACACACACTATTCTGCCTGA
- a CDS encoding Peptide transporter CstA (MaGe:77309270), producing MRRVRHVLHLIWVLLSVLGAVALAHVVGVVNPHEKVNGLWLVVAAACIYVLAYRFYGRWLARQVVELNNQRVTPAVRMNDGVNFHPTNKVVLFGHHFAAIAGAGPLLGPVLAAQFGFLPGFLWLVVGAVLAGAVQDFIILVASMRRNGRSLPEIAHDELGSITGTATAVAVLFIVVVALAGLGFAVVNALYHNAWGTFTIAMTIPIGFIMGFYLQKFRPGAVAEVSSIGVVLLIAAVLFGRVVGQSSYAWLFEFDRPALVWLLGGYGFLASVLPGWMLLVPRGYLSTFMKLGVVFLLGFGVVLMAPTIEMPRVTAFADGGGPIIPGTLFPFLFITIACGAVSGFHSLVASGTTPKMIEQESQAVVGYAAMLLESFVGVMALIAASVLIPGDYLAINTTLSADTLAAMGFAPSRIADLSQLVEVEVAGRPGGAVSLAVGMASIFAALPGMAGLMAYWYQFALVFEALFILTTIDTGTRVARYLIQEMAGRVYAPFRRMNWWPGVLLSSALVVGSWSYLIGTGSISTIWPMFGAANQLLGTLALCIGTTVLIKMWKSPYLWVTAVPMLFVGVVTLAGSYEMFGMFMTKASTLAAGQAFSLYLDAALVAVVAILGLIVLSDSMRQWYGYVILKKPFTSSEVVVMAGGGSAGRMQTAVTKEEPCKGFRLPDGTGCC from the coding sequence ATGCGCCGCGTGCGACACGTCCTTCATCTCATCTGGGTGCTGCTCTCTGTTCTTGGCGCTGTGGCGCTGGCCCATGTGGTCGGCGTCGTCAATCCCCATGAAAAAGTGAATGGGCTGTGGCTGGTCGTCGCGGCGGCCTGCATCTATGTGCTGGCCTATCGCTTCTATGGCCGCTGGCTCGCCCGGCAGGTCGTCGAGCTAAACAATCAGCGGGTCACTCCCGCTGTGCGGATGAACGACGGAGTGAATTTTCACCCCACGAATAAAGTTGTGCTCTTCGGTCATCACTTTGCGGCGATTGCCGGGGCGGGGCCGTTGTTGGGGCCGGTGCTGGCGGCGCAGTTCGGTTTTCTCCCAGGGTTTCTCTGGTTGGTGGTCGGTGCGGTGCTGGCGGGGGCGGTGCAGGATTTCATTATCCTCGTGGCGTCGATGCGGCGGAATGGCCGGTCGCTCCCCGAGATTGCGCACGATGAACTCGGGTCTATCACCGGAACGGCTACGGCGGTGGCGGTACTCTTTATTGTCGTGGTGGCGCTGGCTGGGCTGGGCTTCGCAGTGGTGAATGCGCTCTACCACAATGCCTGGGGCACGTTCACGATCGCGATGACGATTCCCATCGGTTTTATCATGGGGTTTTATCTCCAAAAATTTCGTCCCGGCGCAGTGGCAGAAGTCTCAAGCATCGGTGTGGTGCTGCTGATTGCGGCGGTGTTGTTTGGCCGTGTGGTCGGACAGTCGTCGTATGCCTGGCTCTTTGAGTTCGACCGGCCGGCACTGGTCTGGCTCTTGGGCGGCTATGGGTTTCTCGCGTCGGTCTTGCCCGGTTGGATGCTGCTGGTGCCGCGTGGGTATCTCAGCACCTTTATGAAGCTGGGTGTGGTGTTTCTCCTCGGGTTTGGTGTGGTGCTCATGGCGCCGACGATTGAGATGCCGCGCGTGACGGCGTTTGCCGATGGCGGCGGGCCGATTATTCCCGGCACGCTCTTTCCCTTTCTCTTTATTACGATTGCCTGTGGGGCGGTGTCGGGCTTTCACTCGCTGGTCGCGTCCGGCACGACGCCGAAGATGATCGAGCAGGAGTCGCAGGCGGTGGTGGGTTATGCGGCGATGCTGCTGGAAAGTTTCGTCGGCGTGATGGCGTTGATTGCGGCGTCGGTGCTGATTCCCGGCGATTACCTGGCGATCAATACGACGTTGAGTGCCGATACGCTGGCGGCGATGGGATTTGCTCCGTCGCGCATTGCGGACCTGTCGCAGTTGGTTGAGGTGGAGGTGGCTGGCCGGCCAGGCGGAGCGGTCTCGCTTGCGGTGGGCATGGCGTCGATCTTTGCCGCCCTGCCGGGGATGGCGGGGTTGATGGCCTACTGGTATCAGTTCGCCCTGGTGTTTGAGGCCTTGTTTATTCTGACCACGATCGATACGGGGACGCGTGTGGCGCGCTATCTGATTCAGGAAATGGCGGGGCGGGTCTATGCGCCGTTTCGCCGGATGAATTGGTGGCCTGGAGTGTTGCTGAGCAGTGCGCTCGTGGTCGGTTCCTGGTCCTATTTGATCGGGACGGGAAGCATCTCGACGATCTGGCCGATGTTCGGCGCGGCGAATCAACTGCTGGGGACGCTGGCTCTCTGCATCGGGACGACGGTGTTGATCAAAATGTGGAAGTCGCCGTATCTCTGGGTGACGGCCGTGCCGATGTTGTTTGTTGGTGTCGTGACGCTGGCTGGGTCCTATGAGATGTTCGGAATGTTCATGACGAAGGCCTCAACGCTGGCAGCGGGGCAGGCGTTTTCGCTGTATCTCGACGCGGCGCTTGTGGCGGTGGTGGCGATTCTCGGATTGATCGTCTTGAGCGACAGCATGAGGCAGTGGTATGGCTATGTGATTTTGAAGAAGCCCTTCACGAGCAGTGAAGTCGTGGTGATGGCCGGTGGCGGTTCGGCGGGGCGGATGCAAACGGCGGTGACGAAAGAGGAGCCTTGTAAGGGATTCAGGTTGCCGGACGGAACCGGCTGTTGTTAG
- a CDS encoding hypothetical protein (Evidence 5 : Unknown function; MaGe:77309280), with product MRRLRNRQGDCHLLIVGKVPDDHEERNCLFDRRDMMRGLSGRIVCVQVVSLKLQDVFNQHFPVLRGHPNEASVEAIRSFVVGDGVEP from the coding sequence ATGAGAAGGCTGCGCAATCGCCAAGGAGATTGTCATTTATTGATCGTGGGCAAGGTCCCGGACGATCACGAGGAGCGCAATTGCTTATTCGATAGACGCGATATGATGCGGGGGCTGTCAGGCAGAATAGTGTGTGTGCAGGTGGTCTCGTTGAAATTGCAGGATGTGTTTAATCAGCACTTCCCGGTCCTGCGAGGGCATCCGAACGAAGCGAGCGTGGAGGCGATACGTTCCTTCGTGGTAGGGGATGGGGTCGAGCCGTAA
- a CDS encoding Type II toxin-antitoxin system RelE/ParE family toxin (MaGe:77309272), whose translation MAELTWTAEAQRWLRDIHDFIAQDNPAAATRTVTTLYQKTEILREFPESGYRYWQQPDRHIRILLHGHYRIAYALKPNGAIDILGIFHGALSIDRYML comes from the coding sequence ATGGCAGAGCTGACCTGGACAGCAGAAGCCCAACGATGGCTGCGCGACATCCATGATTTTATCGCGCAAGATAACCCCGCCGCTGCAACACGCACCGTTACCACGCTCTACCAGAAAACCGAGATCCTCCGAGAGTTCCCCGAGTCAGGCTACCGCTACTGGCAACAGCCAGACCGCCACATCCGCATTCTTTTACATGGGCACTACAGAATTGCCTACGCGCTCAAGCCTAACGGAGCGATCGATATCCTCGGCATCTTTCACGGCGCACTGAGTATCGACCGCTACATGCTGTAG
- a CDS encoding ParB domain-containing protein (MaGe:77309276): MADSVQLVDPRSLRVNKDNPRLIFHQKELDELQDSIDKQGILVPLAVFREGKGFQLLDGERRWRCALKLGLSSVPVLVQPKPPKLQNLMMMFAIHHARKDWDPLPTALKLQDLEKEFSVIQGRHPSEAELAGLASMSRGEIRRLKKLLALPETYRDELLKELEKPRSEQILTVDQVLEATTAASALRKRDVVTAKGEDGLRRAIIQKFRSRVENNTVAPRLLAKLARGVQRNEVPLQVAKRVAEKLIKDPKYSISDAFRDSVAQSDFEHSIEQLADRIFDRLKEHEERGYKITEKLFATLKALAKRIERLRED, encoded by the coding sequence TTGGCCGATAGTGTTCAACTCGTAGACCCTCGGTCCTTAAGAGTTAATAAGGACAACCCTCGCCTCATCTTTCATCAGAAAGAACTAGACGAACTTCAGGATAGCATCGACAAACAAGGCATTCTGGTTCCCCTCGCAGTCTTCAGGGAAGGGAAAGGATTCCAACTACTGGACGGGGAACGAAGGTGGCGGTGTGCTTTAAAACTAGGGCTTTCCAGCGTACCAGTGTTGGTACAACCAAAACCTCCAAAGCTGCAAAACCTGATGATGATGTTCGCCATCCATCACGCGCGAAAAGACTGGGACCCTCTCCCAACTGCACTCAAGCTCCAAGACTTAGAAAAGGAGTTCAGTGTAATACAAGGTCGGCACCCTTCCGAGGCAGAACTAGCAGGCCTTGCCTCAATGAGTCGTGGCGAAATAAGGCGATTAAAAAAGCTCCTTGCATTACCTGAGACATATCGAGATGAATTGCTAAAAGAACTTGAAAAGCCACGATCCGAGCAAATCCTAACAGTTGATCAAGTCCTGGAAGCCACAACCGCTGCAAGCGCCCTTCGCAAGCGAGATGTTGTGACTGCGAAAGGAGAAGATGGACTGCGCAGAGCAATAATTCAAAAATTTAGAAGCCGAGTTGAAAACAATACCGTTGCCCCAAGACTTCTTGCCAAACTTGCCAGAGGAGTCCAGCGAAACGAGGTACCTCTTCAAGTAGCAAAGCGGGTTGCAGAAAAGCTCATCAAAGATCCCAAATACTCTATCTCTGACGCATTTAGAGACTCTGTCGCTCAATCAGATTTTGAGCACAGCATTGAACAACTAGCTGATCGGATCTTCGATAGGCTCAAGGAACACGAAGAGCGCGGATATAAAATAACTGAGAAACTCTTCGCCACCCTCAAGGCACTAGCGAAAAGGATAGAGCGCTTGCGTGAGGATTAA
- a CDS encoding hypothetical protein (Evidence 5 : Unknown function; MaGe:77309273) produces MCEYKLHVCLDGSSERFTLALATLSVSSILTKK; encoded by the coding sequence GTGTGTGAATATAAACTGCATGTCTGTCTAGATGGTTCTAGTGAGCGGTTCACTCTGGCGCTGGCCACCTTGTCGGTGTCGTCAATCCTCACGAAAAAATGA
- a CDS encoding hypothetical protein (Evidence 5 : Unknown function; MaGe:77309277), with the protein MARRTYKTLALELEEYADRVIQHLEDHGYKVQVERIELGFPHTPTLLAKRDRTTLIIEVDSTIKFDRLDAWRRYGKSCNHDVRIIVCLPDSVQASPKDQEQIRTKGLGLSTISQTGATGVIAPIDLSLNIALPDRATLPKKLKALLGATYDHFDQGSWRDGFEEASRVLEIQSRRYLKHWMRTGRIQLISAKGPRKLTGSAIEKLPMGALAKTFREIAAKNGTDSQIEKTLEAINQDRVSVVHHRHKKRTETRLRSNVGQNMWAIVEALKLIV; encoded by the coding sequence ATGGCCAGGCGTACCTATAAAACACTGGCGCTCGAGCTTGAGGAGTATGCGGATCGCGTTATACAACACTTAGAGGACCACGGCTACAAAGTCCAAGTAGAGAGAATTGAACTTGGATTCCCACATACCCCTACTCTTCTTGCCAAGAGAGACCGCACAACCCTAATCATTGAGGTCGACTCCACAATCAAATTTGACCGTCTTGACGCCTGGAGACGGTATGGAAAGTCCTGTAACCATGACGTTCGAATAATTGTCTGCCTCCCAGACAGTGTTCAGGCTTCACCTAAAGATCAGGAACAGATCCGCACCAAGGGGCTTGGTTTATCAACTATCTCGCAAACTGGGGCTACTGGCGTTATAGCTCCCATTGATTTGTCTCTCAATATTGCTCTGCCAGATCGAGCCACTCTCCCTAAGAAGCTTAAAGCTCTCTTGGGTGCAACTTATGATCATTTTGACCAAGGGTCTTGGCGTGATGGTTTTGAAGAAGCAAGTCGTGTCTTGGAGATTCAGAGCCGTCGATATCTCAAGCATTGGATGCGTACAGGTCGCATCCAACTGATATCAGCAAAAGGTCCGAGAAAGCTTACAGGCTCAGCAATTGAGAAACTTCCTATGGGAGCACTAGCCAAAACATTTAGAGAGATCGCAGCCAAAAACGGAACCGATTCTCAGATTGAGAAGACTCTGGAAGCAATCAATCAAGATCGAGTGTCGGTTGTACACCATAGGCACAAGAAAAGAACGGAAACGCGGCTCAGGTCAAATGTAGGCCAGAATATGTGGGCGATTGTGGAGGCACTCAAGCTGATAGTTTAG
- a CDS encoding hypothetical protein (Evidence 4 : Unknown function but conserved in other organisms; MaGe:77309271), with protein MPSAKEQIAKILQDQPDDSSYDEILRELAFARMIERGLADSDAGRTISHEEMGRRIKTWQS; from the coding sequence ATGCCTTCGGCCAAAGAACAAATCGCAAAGATTCTTCAGGATCAGCCAGACGACAGTTCCTACGATGAAATTCTGCGGGAGTTAGCTTTCGCGCGAATGATCGAAAGAGGCCTGGCCGACTCGGATGCAGGGAGAACCATTAGTCATGAAGAGATGGGACGCCGCATCAAGACATGGCAGAGCTGA
- a CDS encoding hypothetical protein (Evidence 4 : Unknown function but conserved in other organisms; MaGe:77309267): MLSARQQRLTMTILALAGIISFLGYVTRAEAAPQLEFCEHSSSDQQLRASRNTSSSSATGCVPLVEKKEPSTLDGRINQESARQMKVDNLQSEAVTFLQRYNQFLECCRTDLTELQSVEELGNEVNELLIMAQTGLFSEHMKLRGWTIAELLPPVAKARADLKRLHARLETIGNARSQLDQLDYESSAKESRRIHELEDSIQKDFQTRSLPGGPKTGAGIGASSTVGTNIGRTPRAGTDIGAGGSQASDVGATPRSGASIGASGPTGFDIGATGRAGANIGESRLNSDQSAVGSSLQQSTVGSNIGDTSVGSSLGQSTIGSSLSDTSIGSSLGGSSIGSSLQNRSTNR; the protein is encoded by the coding sequence ATGCTTTCCGCAAGACAACAACGCCTGACCATGACCATCCTCGCTTTAGCAGGCATCATCTCTTTTCTTGGGTACGTTACGCGCGCAGAAGCCGCTCCTCAACTCGAATTTTGCGAACACAGCTCTTCCGATCAACAATTGCGAGCCTCTAGGAATACATCCTCATCTAGCGCTACCGGCTGCGTGCCCCTGGTAGAAAAGAAAGAGCCATCCACGCTCGATGGACGCATAAACCAGGAATCAGCGCGCCAAATGAAGGTCGACAATTTACAAAGCGAAGCCGTGACGTTTCTTCAACGGTACAATCAGTTTCTTGAATGTTGCAGGACCGATTTGACCGAGCTCCAATCGGTGGAAGAGCTCGGCAACGAGGTCAATGAATTATTGATCATGGCCCAAACAGGCCTCTTCAGTGAACATATGAAGCTCAGGGGCTGGACCATTGCGGAGCTTTTGCCGCCCGTCGCCAAGGCACGCGCGGATTTGAAGCGATTGCACGCTAGACTAGAAACCATCGGCAACGCACGGAGCCAGCTCGACCAGCTTGACTACGAATCCTCCGCAAAGGAATCGCGCCGCATCCACGAGCTGGAAGATTCCATTCAAAAAGATTTCCAGACTCGCTCCCTGCCAGGGGGGCCAAAAACCGGAGCAGGCATTGGCGCCAGCTCAACCGTAGGCACCAACATCGGACGAACACCACGAGCCGGCACGGACATTGGAGCCGGAGGTTCGCAGGCAAGCGATGTCGGCGCGACGCCGCGAAGCGGGGCATCCATCGGAGCCAGCGGACCGACCGGTTTTGACATCGGAGCAACCGGCCGCGCCGGAGCAAATATCGGTGAGTCGCGCCTGAATTCAGATCAATCCGCGGTAGGATCCAGCCTGCAACAATCGACTGTCGGATCGAACATCGGCGACACGTCGGTAGGATCCAGCCTAGGGCAATCGACCATCGGGTCCAGCTTAAGCGACACCTCCATCGGGTCATCGCTCGGCGGGTCATCAATCGGATCAAGCCTGCAAAACCGCAGTACCAATCGCTGA
- a CDS encoding hypothetical protein (Evidence 5 : Unknown function; MaGe:77309278), whose amino-acid sequence MQVVGSNARGFDNGRLFVEGNGAVSEQGALLLKDMPNCNAEQRPGKLDERQHGGYMKEEVKDSRSGR is encoded by the coding sequence ATGCAGGTGGTTGGCTCGAACGCGCGAGGCTTTGATAATGGACGCCTGTTTGTGGAAGGGAATGGGGCGGTATCTGAACAGGGTGCCCTGCTGCTCAAGGATATGCCGAACTGTAATGCAGAACAGCGACCAGGGAAACTGGATGAGCGTCAACATGGAGGGTATATGAAGGAAGAGGTGAAAGACTCAAGGTCAGGTAGGTGA
- a CDS encoding hypothetical protein (Evidence 4 : Unknown function but conserved in other organisms; MaGe:77309269) — MADQFSFDVVSEVNMQELRNVVDQATKEVKQRFDFKDSKTEITLKEKEKELVILSDDEYKLNAVIDIIKTKCTKRGVSLKAFDYGAIEPALSGTVRQTAKIQSGIATEKAKEITKAVKESKLKVQAQIQGEQVRVLSKSKDDLQATMSFLKGKDFGIDLQFTNYR, encoded by the coding sequence ATGGCGGATCAATTTTCATTCGATGTGGTGTCGGAAGTGAATATGCAGGAGTTGCGGAATGTGGTCGATCAGGCGACGAAGGAAGTGAAGCAGCGGTTCGATTTCAAGGATTCAAAAACCGAGATTACGCTCAAGGAAAAAGAGAAGGAGCTCGTGATTCTGTCGGATGACGAGTACAAGCTCAATGCGGTGATCGACATCATTAAGACGAAATGCACGAAGCGCGGAGTGTCGTTGAAGGCATTCGATTATGGCGCCATTGAGCCGGCGCTCAGCGGGACGGTTCGGCAAACAGCGAAGATTCAGAGCGGGATTGCCACCGAGAAGGCGAAAGAGATTACGAAGGCGGTCAAGGAATCGAAGCTGAAAGTGCAGGCGCAGATTCAAGGCGAGCAAGTGCGGGTGCTCAGCAAGAGCAAAGACGATTTGCAGGCCACGATGTCGTTCCTCAAGGGGAAAGATTTCGGGATTGATCTGCAATTTACCAATTATCGATAA
- a CDS encoding Sortilin-Vps10 domain-containing protein (MaGe:77309268), whose amino-acid sequence MHLRLMTSLFSLLLFLAALAGCNRSDPIVVLQLHPKNPDIIYVATNDYIYKTRDAGQTWANLSKGMSHSRVISLAIDSAYPATVYAGTKGDAVFKSHDGGQRWASMRSGLDDATITSVVNQFVFDPADNQHILIATTMGVFETKNGGESWTKRMEGMKEVLMVVTLGMDPTRPAILYAGTSGGVYKSVDQAGHWEKANNGLVPADMVKTSRALNVTSIHVDPYEPDTVYAATLAGLYKTTDGAVSWKRIGESLADQMIIAMLLDRTRKGVVYITGRDGVHRSEDGGATWMAMNRGFATTNIRTIAQSPSDPKLFYAGTNGSGLYRSKDAGETWESMPPLYAGNEMHP is encoded by the coding sequence GTGCATCTCCGCCTCATGACAAGTCTTTTCTCTTTGCTGCTGTTCCTAGCCGCTCTCGCCGGCTGCAATCGCAGCGACCCTATTGTTGTGTTACAGCTCCATCCCAAGAATCCTGACATCATCTATGTCGCGACGAACGATTACATCTATAAGACGCGTGACGCCGGGCAGACGTGGGCGAATCTGTCGAAGGGAATGAGCCACTCGCGGGTGATCTCGCTGGCGATTGATTCGGCCTATCCCGCGACGGTGTATGCCGGGACGAAAGGCGATGCGGTCTTTAAGAGTCACGATGGCGGTCAGCGATGGGCCTCAATGCGTTCAGGGTTGGATGATGCCACCATTACGTCGGTGGTGAATCAATTCGTGTTCGATCCGGCCGACAATCAGCACATTCTCATTGCGACCACGATGGGGGTCTTTGAAACCAAGAATGGCGGCGAGAGCTGGACGAAGCGGATGGAGGGGATGAAAGAAGTGCTGATGGTGGTGACGTTGGGCATGGATCCGACGCGCCCGGCGATTCTCTATGCAGGGACGAGTGGAGGCGTGTACAAGTCGGTCGACCAGGCGGGGCATTGGGAAAAAGCGAATAATGGGTTGGTGCCGGCGGATATGGTGAAGACGTCGCGCGCGTTGAATGTCACGTCGATTCACGTCGATCCCTACGAGCCTGACACGGTTTATGCGGCGACGCTCGCCGGCCTCTACAAAACAACGGATGGAGCGGTCTCCTGGAAGCGCATCGGAGAGTCGCTGGCGGATCAGATGATTATTGCCATGCTGCTCGATCGTACGCGTAAAGGGGTGGTTTACATCACGGGGCGCGATGGCGTGCATCGGAGCGAAGACGGTGGCGCGACTTGGATGGCAATGAATCGCGGATTTGCAACGACCAATATTCGAACGATTGCGCAGAGCCCGTCGGATCCGAAGCTGTTCTATGCGGGGACGAATGGGAGTGGATTGTATCGGAGTAAGGATGCGGGCGAAACGTGGGAGTCGATGCCGCCGCTCTACGCCGGAAATGAGATGCATCCCTGA
- a CDS encoding Site-specific DNA-methyltransferase (adenine-specific) (MaGe:77309275) produces MPRDRVAPFLRWAGSKRKLLPRLTPYWGSGHTRYIEPFMGSAAFFYATTPTSAILSDINQDLVSTFVSVRDHPRAVYNRLLDIPKGKRSYIGLRKLNPNSLDSLDRAARFIFLNRFCFNGIYRTNTTGAFNVPYSPSGTGKLPTWDTFLAAARPLKFAEIVCDDFESVVDNHVRTGDFVYLDPPYAVENRRVFRQYGPQTFGLEDLKRMDSALETIDKRGAKFVLSYAYSPEARNYFQNWKSRKVFTQRNVSGFAKHRRMAAEVIFTNI; encoded by the coding sequence ATGCCCAGGGATAGAGTAGCGCCATTCCTCAGATGGGCAGGCAGCAAACGTAAGTTACTCCCCCGCCTCACTCCGTATTGGGGAAGTGGCCACACCCGATATATTGAGCCATTCATGGGTTCAGCAGCCTTCTTTTATGCTACGACTCCAACCTCAGCAATTTTAAGCGATATAAACCAGGACTTGGTAAGCACCTTTGTCTCGGTTCGTGATCATCCTCGCGCGGTTTACAATCGACTCCTCGACATTCCCAAAGGGAAGCGTAGCTATATAGGGTTACGAAAACTAAATCCGAACTCCCTCGACTCTCTTGATCGAGCCGCTCGGTTTATCTTTCTCAATCGCTTCTGCTTCAACGGCATCTATCGCACAAATACAACGGGTGCTTTCAATGTTCCATATTCTCCATCTGGAACGGGAAAACTTCCAACCTGGGATACTTTCTTGGCTGCAGCGCGCCCACTAAAATTCGCAGAAATTGTTTGCGATGACTTTGAGTCAGTAGTGGATAACCACGTGCGCACGGGAGACTTTGTATATTTGGATCCTCCATATGCAGTGGAGAATCGCCGGGTCTTCAGACAATACGGCCCTCAGACTTTTGGGCTCGAAGACTTGAAACGCATGGATAGTGCTCTAGAGACGATTGATAAGCGAGGCGCGAAATTCGTTCTCTCTTATGCCTATTCACCGGAAGCAAGAAACTACTTTCAAAACTGGAAAAGCAGAAAAGTTTTTACGCAAAGAAACGTTTCAGGATTTGCAAAACATCGCCGAATGGCAGCCGAAGTGATATTCACCAATATCTAA
- a CDS encoding hypothetical protein (Evidence 5 : Unknown function; MaGe:77309274), with amino-acid sequence MNGSIYRVWPLPQYGVRRGSNLRLLPAHLRNGATLSLGINLRLLYAKVLQRQQVATGYCVQYGVSTVGSEA; translated from the coding sequence ATGAATGGCTCAATATATCGGGTGTGGCCACTTCCCCAATACGGAGTGAGGCGGGGGAGTAACTTACGTTTGCTGCCTGCCCATCTGAGGAATGGCGCTACTCTATCCCTGGGCATTAATCTGCGTCTCCTCTATGCAAAAGTGCTCCAAAGACAGCAAGTTGCGACAGGCTACTGCGTTCAATATGGAGTGTCAACAGTCGGTTCAGAGGCGTAG